Proteins from a single region of Gordonia hongkongensis:
- a CDS encoding HemK2/MTQ2 family protein methyltransferase — protein sequence MTITSSSLPTATAARPELDVYLPQQDTQLLIDTLRSRGVSGARVLDLCTGSGAIAIAAARAGASHVTAVDASADAVAYARRAAADAGVRIEVAHGDLRCHQGRYDVVTCNPPYVPTPPESESELHPAGPSHAWDAGLDGRAVLDPLCARVPELLVPGGAFVLVHSEFADEEASLRALRAGGLTAEVVAERVIPFGPVLTARAGWLEECGMLERNRRIERLVAIVAVAPGGPASAGASR from the coding sequence CATCGTCGCTTCCCACAGCGACCGCAGCGCGACCCGAGCTCGATGTCTACTTGCCACAGCAGGACACTCAGCTGTTGATCGACACTCTCCGATCCCGCGGCGTCTCGGGGGCCCGCGTGCTCGATCTCTGCACCGGCAGCGGGGCCATCGCGATCGCGGCCGCCCGGGCGGGTGCGTCGCACGTGACCGCGGTGGACGCATCGGCGGACGCGGTCGCCTATGCCCGGCGCGCGGCAGCCGACGCCGGCGTCCGGATCGAGGTGGCGCACGGTGATCTCCGGTGCCATCAGGGTCGCTACGACGTCGTCACCTGCAACCCCCCGTATGTTCCGACCCCACCGGAGTCCGAGTCGGAACTGCATCCGGCCGGACCGTCGCACGCCTGGGACGCCGGACTCGACGGCCGGGCCGTCCTCGACCCGCTGTGCGCACGCGTTCCCGAATTGCTGGTGCCCGGCGGCGCTTTCGTGTTGGTCCACTCGGAATTCGCGGACGAGGAAGCCTCGCTGCGCGCCCTGCGCGCCGGGGGACTGACCGCAGAGGTGGTGGCCGAGCGGGTCATCCCGTTCGGTCCGGTCCTCACCGCACGCGCGGGCTGGTTGGAAGAGTGCGGCATGCTCGAACGCAACCGTCGCATCGAGCGTCTCGTCGCGATCGTCGCCGTCGCCCCGGGTGGTCCCGCCTCGGCCGGAGCGTCGCGGTGA
- a CDS encoding CDGSH iron-sulfur domain-containing protein, with the protein MSGDKKPNAVRVIRGGPVLVSGPVDIELPDGARVQSDRFMVAVCACGRSKNYPLCDTSHRKKRRRAT; encoded by the coding sequence GTGAGCGGGGACAAGAAGCCGAATGCGGTGCGGGTGATCCGAGGTGGACCCGTCCTGGTGTCCGGTCCCGTTGACATCGAACTCCCCGACGGCGCCCGGGTGCAGTCGGATCGGTTCATGGTCGCGGTGTGTGCGTGCGGTCGGAGCAAGAACTACCCCCTGTGCGACACCAGCCATCGCAAGAAGCGCCGCCGCGCGACCTGA
- a CDS encoding iron-containing redox enzyme family protein: MVDDPTAHDTAFRRPLLPGARGPLSAMVIDLLRGDPASASVLDLPADDPRVVDADPYGDDLQLALYLCYEMHYVGFVDADAGWEWSPALLTVRATLEQRFLAALHRDVPAMTADDSAEHEMDELCIENPDGDGASYRLRDAGTWEQYRQLFALRSLYHLKEADPHAFAIPRLRGHAKAAYVAVEFDEFGGGRGDAVHQELFADLLRAADLSADYLGYLDTVPGVALTPVNLMSLFGLHRRYRGAAVGHLAATEITSPPGSQRLLAGLEQLDAPEACRRFYREHVEADAVHEQILRTDVVGDLIRTEPDTEADVIFGIRAFLFVEDALDRHVLSAWDDGKSAFPGI, from the coding sequence ATGGTCGACGATCCGACGGCGCACGACACGGCCTTCCGACGCCCCCTGTTGCCCGGTGCGCGCGGACCGCTCTCGGCCATGGTGATCGATCTCCTCCGCGGTGACCCTGCGTCCGCATCGGTCCTCGACCTGCCGGCCGACGACCCGAGGGTCGTCGATGCCGACCCCTACGGCGACGATCTGCAGCTCGCGCTGTACCTCTGCTACGAGATGCACTACGTCGGGTTCGTCGACGCCGACGCCGGATGGGAATGGAGTCCGGCCCTGCTCACGGTCCGGGCCACGCTCGAACAGCGATTCCTCGCCGCCCTGCATCGCGACGTACCGGCGATGACCGCCGACGATTCCGCCGAGCACGAGATGGACGAGCTGTGCATCGAGAACCCCGACGGCGACGGCGCCTCCTACCGGCTCCGCGACGCCGGGACGTGGGAGCAGTACCGGCAGCTCTTCGCCCTGCGCTCGCTGTACCACCTCAAGGAGGCCGACCCGCACGCCTTTGCCATCCCACGTCTGCGCGGGCACGCCAAGGCCGCCTACGTCGCCGTCGAATTCGACGAGTTCGGCGGCGGGCGTGGCGACGCCGTGCATCAGGAGCTGTTCGCCGATCTGCTCCGCGCCGCCGATCTCAGCGCCGACTACCTCGGCTACCTCGACACCGTGCCCGGCGTCGCCCTCACGCCGGTCAATCTGATGTCGCTGTTCGGACTACACCGGCGCTACCGGGGCGCGGCGGTCGGGCATCTGGCGGCCACCGAGATCACCTCGCCGCCCGGTTCGCAGCGCCTGCTGGCCGGTTTGGAGCAGCTCGACGCCCCGGAGGCGTGCCGGCGGTTCTATCGCGAACACGTCGAGGCCGATGCCGTGCACGAGCAGATCCTGCGTACCGATGTCGTCGGCGATCTCATCCGCACCGAGCCGGACACCGAAGCCGATGTGATCTTCGGGATCCGCGCCTTCCTGTTCGTCGAGGACGCCCTCGACCGGCATGTGCTGTCCGCGTGGGACGACGGAAAGAGCGCCTTCCCGGGTATCTGA
- a CDS encoding magnesium and cobalt transport protein CorA: MPSIPRPGPRGLSPRRERRPLPEIRVPVARAIVDCAVYVDGHRQPGRVSYTEGLARVRAAGEGFVWVGLHAPDDAQMADVGATFGLHELVVEDAVHAHQRPKLEVYDDTQFLVLRTVQYIEHETMAKASEVVETGEIMVFAGPDFVLTVRHGEHTELSELRRRLETHPERLALGPTAVLHAVADKVVDSYLAVTDRMDADVAAIEEVVFGRQGHALDIDPVYLLRREVLELRRAVTPLAAPLQSLTASGNPLVPKEIRRQFRDVADHLTTVIDRVLEYDELLTSLLQAAAAKVGIQQSTDMRKISAWVAIAAVPTMVAGIYGMNFDHMPELHQEWGYPVVLGCLVALCATLFVVFRRSHWL, encoded by the coding sequence GTGCCCTCGATCCCCCGGCCTGGTCCGCGCGGGTTGTCACCGCGCCGCGAGCGCCGCCCGCTCCCCGAGATCCGCGTCCCCGTGGCGCGGGCGATCGTCGATTGCGCGGTGTACGTCGACGGCCACCGGCAACCGGGACGGGTGAGCTACACCGAGGGTCTCGCCCGGGTGCGGGCCGCCGGCGAGGGCTTCGTATGGGTCGGACTCCACGCCCCCGACGACGCTCAGATGGCCGACGTCGGCGCCACGTTCGGCCTTCACGAACTCGTCGTCGAAGACGCAGTACACGCGCACCAGCGGCCGAAGCTCGAGGTCTACGACGACACCCAGTTCCTCGTCCTGCGCACCGTGCAGTACATCGAGCACGAAACGATGGCCAAGGCGAGTGAGGTCGTCGAGACCGGCGAGATCATGGTCTTCGCCGGGCCGGACTTCGTACTGACCGTGCGCCACGGCGAGCACACCGAACTGTCGGAACTGCGCCGTCGCCTGGAGACGCACCCCGAGCGTCTGGCCCTCGGCCCGACCGCGGTGCTGCACGCCGTCGCCGACAAGGTCGTCGACAGCTACCTCGCCGTCACCGACCGGATGGACGCCGATGTCGCGGCGATCGAGGAGGTCGTGTTCGGTCGGCAGGGTCACGCACTCGACATCGATCCCGTCTATCTCCTACGGCGCGAGGTGCTCGAACTCCGTCGCGCGGTGACACCGCTGGCGGCCCCGCTGCAGAGTCTCACGGCGAGCGGTAATCCATTGGTGCCCAAGGAGATCCGACGCCAGTTCCGCGACGTCGCCGACCATCTCACCACCGTCATCGACCGAGTCCTCGAGTACGACGAGCTGCTCACCTCCCTCCTGCAGGCCGCGGCGGCGAAGGTCGGCATCCAGCAGTCGACCGACATGCGCAAGATCTCGGCATGGGTCGCGATCGCCGCGGTGCCGACCATGGTCGCCGGGATCTACGGCATGAACTTCGACCACATGCCCGAACTGCACCAGGAGTGGGGTTATCCCGTCGTGCTGGGCTGTCTCGTGGCCCTCTGCGCGACGCTGTTCGTCGTGTTCCGGCGCAGTCACTGGTTGTGA
- a CDS encoding MarC family protein, whose translation MSFDVTVYTTTLITLLVIMDPPGQIPLFLSLVGQRSPEYRRRAAWQAPLVSLLVISVFAVAGKAILNYLHIGIPALQGAGGLLLLLVALQLLTGLGNAGKPTAADDVNVALVPLGTPLLAGPGAIAAVIVGVSGVDAGSGGYLAIAAAIVSVHLVVMLVLRYSTALIRILGIGGITLLAKIAGLLLAAIAVQLIADSVMGFIAEGA comes from the coding sequence GTGTCCTTCGACGTCACGGTGTACACGACGACGTTGATCACGCTGCTCGTCATCATGGACCCGCCTGGCCAGATCCCGCTGTTCCTCAGCCTGGTCGGTCAACGCTCGCCGGAGTACCGGCGGCGCGCGGCCTGGCAGGCGCCGCTCGTCAGCCTCCTGGTGATCAGTGTGTTCGCCGTCGCCGGCAAAGCCATCCTGAACTATCTCCACATCGGGATCCCGGCGCTGCAGGGCGCCGGCGGTTTGTTGTTGCTGCTCGTGGCGCTGCAATTGCTCACCGGCCTCGGCAACGCCGGTAAGCCCACGGCCGCCGACGACGTCAACGTCGCGCTCGTCCCGCTCGGCACCCCGCTGCTCGCCGGACCGGGTGCCATCGCCGCGGTCATCGTCGGTGTGAGCGGTGTCGACGCCGGATCGGGTGGTTATCTGGCCATCGCGGCAGCCATCGTCAGCGTTCACCTGGTGGTGATGTTGGTCCTGCGCTATTCGACGGCGCTCATCCGCATCCTGGGCATCGGCGGCATCACGCTACTCGCCAAGATCGCGGGCCTGCTCCTCGCCGCGATCGCCGTGCAGCTCATCGCCGACTCCGTCATGGGATTCATTGCCGAGGGAGCGTGA
- a CDS encoding glycine betaine ABC transporter substrate-binding protein, with translation MTERRVRKRLITVAGLIVVLAVVIAGCADDSSSPPRGVVIGSSEDPAMRVMAEVYAGALRNSGSVVSGDQLRGDAPALLDEMDRAALDLFPAFTGELLTLLSPSSTAIGAEDVYNDLNRSLPQGVSVGDETPVSAAPQIFVSTALAGDVGATGLEDCGRLPAGLPVVAVAEPDDSTMRAFADAGCAFGPVEVTATGEEVLRRAADGGAVGLLTPLEIAGEDADGASSEVQALRTSPGGGDTADGAAAAEPADESGPRAEVLVPVFRSAALNRDQVKAMNKVAGEITTADLATMASEVDGGADPRDVALAWLGEHGL, from the coding sequence GTGACTGAACGTCGTGTCCGCAAACGTCTCATCACGGTGGCCGGTCTGATCGTCGTCCTGGCGGTGGTCATCGCCGGGTGCGCCGACGACTCGTCGTCTCCACCACGCGGGGTGGTGATCGGCTCGTCGGAGGATCCGGCGATGCGCGTGATGGCCGAGGTGTACGCGGGTGCGTTGCGCAATTCCGGATCGGTGGTGTCCGGTGACCAGCTCCGTGGCGACGCGCCGGCGCTGCTGGACGAGATGGACCGCGCTGCGCTCGATCTCTTCCCGGCTTTCACCGGGGAACTGCTGACGTTGTTGTCCCCGTCGTCTACCGCGATCGGCGCCGAGGATGTCTACAACGACCTGAACCGCTCACTCCCGCAGGGGGTTTCGGTCGGCGATGAGACACCGGTATCGGCGGCGCCGCAGATCTTCGTGTCGACGGCCCTCGCCGGGGACGTCGGCGCCACCGGACTCGAGGACTGCGGCCGACTGCCGGCGGGCCTGCCGGTCGTGGCCGTCGCCGAACCCGATGACTCGACGATGCGTGCTTTCGCCGACGCCGGTTGTGCCTTCGGTCCGGTCGAGGTCACCGCGACGGGCGAGGAGGTGCTCCGACGTGCCGCCGACGGCGGCGCGGTCGGACTGCTGACCCCCCTCGAGATCGCCGGCGAGGACGCCGACGGGGCGTCGTCGGAGGTCCAGGCGCTCCGCACATCACCGGGTGGCGGCGACACCGCGGACGGTGCCGCGGCTGCCGAACCCGCGGACGAGTCGGGTCCGCGGGCGGAGGTGCTGGTGCCGGTGTTCCGTTCCGCGGCGCTGAACCGCGATCAGGTGAAGGCCATGAACAAGGTGGCGGGCGAGATCACGACCGCCGATCTCGCCACCATGGCGTCCGAGGTCGACGGCGGTGCGGACCCTCGCGAC